A genomic stretch from Pagrus major chromosome 3, Pma_NU_1.0 includes:
- the LOC140993568 gene encoding uncharacterized protein — MSKVQTLRVFVKQRLTAAAEEIFELFERTIAEYEEELGRQRKLLDAVFKPQVQLHRADVQQLLQSEEEVPPEQQEWSSTLDQEDPPELPHIKEEQEELWTSQEGEQLRGLKEADIIKFTFAHDPVKSKDDEERPQSSQLHQRQTVFEIRDAERWTTEADGEPEPARTFNPDTLLQPVTHDEKSHSPEPETEDSNVWEETREPQTALNTLQNNEVPGSDVECYTRETSINFSELASSFEHKGRPQKHMEVQSGLKPFNCSVCGKVYHCKSSLNSHMRLHSKEKHFSCSVCKKTFPWRTAVVSHMRMHTGEKPFSCSFCGARFARSSHLTIHLRVHTGEKPFNCSVCKMSFRDSSTLSRHMRVHTGEKPFSCSVCGKRFTQDGTLKRHRTVHTGEDNISLQSL, encoded by the exons ATGTCCAAAGTCCAAACGCTGAGAGTGTTTGTGAAGCAGCGACTGACTGCGGCTGCTGAAGAGATATTTGAGCTGTTTGAAAGGACGATAGCAGAGTACGAGGAGGAACTGGGTCGACAGCGGAAACTACTGGACGCTGTTTTCAAGCctcaggtccagttacacagAGCAG atgtccagcagctgttacagagtgaagaagaggttcctcctgagcagcaggAGTGGAGCTCCACTCTGGACCAGGAGGACCCACCAGAGCTGCCGcacattaaagaggaacaggaggaactctggaccagtcaggagggagagcagcttcgAGGGCTGAAGGAGGCCGATATCATCAAATTCACATTCGCTCATGACCCCGTGAAGAGTAAAGACGATGAAGAGAGACCTCAgtcctcacagcttcatcaaAGACAGACTGTCTTTGAGATCAGAGATGCAGAGCGTTGGACAACAGAAGCTGATGGAGAACCAGAACCAGCCAGGACTTTTAATCCAGATACTCTTTTACAACCAGTTACTCATGATGAGAAGTCACACTCCCCTGAACCTGAGACTGAGGACAGTAATGTTTGGGAGGAGACCAGGGAGCCTCAGACAGCTTTAAACACTCTGCAAAACAATGAAGTACCTGGAAGTGATGTGGAGTGCTATACTAGAGAAACGTCAATTAACTTTTCTGAGTTAGCCTCAAGCTTCGAACACAAGGGACGTCCGCAGAAACACATGGAAGTACAATCAGGACTGAAACCATTTAATTGCTCGGTTTGTGGTAAAGTATACCACTGTAAGAGCTCCTTAAACTCTCATATGAGACTTCATTCAAAggaaaaacatttcagctgctcagtttgtaaaaaaaCGTTTCCATGGAGAACAGCAGTTGTGTCGCACATGAGAATGCACACAGGGGAGAAACCCTTCAGTTGTTCTTTCTGTGGCGCGAGATTCGCACGGAGCTCACATCTGACCATACACTTAAGAGTtcacacaggagaaaaaccTTTCAACTGCTCCGTTTGTAAAATGAGTTTCCGCGACAGCAGCACTTTGTCCAGACACATGAGAGTCCACACCGGGGAGAAACCGTTCAGTTGTTCAGTTTGTGGTAAAAGATTCACACAAGATGGAACTCTGAAACGACACCGGACTGTCCACACGGGGGAAGACAACATTTCGTTGCAGAGTTTGTGA